Proteins encoded in a region of the Pseudomonas denitrificans (nom. rej.) genome:
- the metE gene encoding 5-methyltetrahydropteroyltriglutamate--homocysteine S-methyltransferase — protein MALAHNLGFPRIGRDRELKKAQEAFWKGELDETGLRAIGRELRAAHWQVQKNAGIELLPVGDFAWYDQVLTHSLTFGVIPARFRGHGEARPTLQTLFAMARGVSTGCCGAHAQEMTKWFDTNYHYLVPEFSADQQFELSWEQLFEEVEEAHALGHQVKPVVIGPLTYLWLGKTKGADFDKLDLVERLLPLYGQIFRRLAAQGVEWVQIDEPILALDLPQDWKNAFERTYNLLQSEPLKKLVATYFGGLDDNLGLAAGLPVDGLHLDLVRAPEQFPTILDRLPAYKILSLGVVNGRNVWRCDLEKSLEVLRHAHERVGERLWVAPSCSLLHSPVDLEREDQLDAELKSWLAFAVQKCAEVALLARAINQPEAPQVIAALAQSRTVQTSRAASPRIHKPEVKGRLAAVKAADSQRQSPFAQRIVKQRAGLNLPDFPTTTIGSFPQTSAIRLARQAFKQGRLSVADYTEAMHSEIRHAVEIQENLGLDVLVHGEAERNDMVEYFAEQLDGYLFTRFGWVQSYGSRCVKPAVIFGDLNRPKAMTVEWIRYAQSLTSKVMKGMLTGPVTMLMWSFPREDVSRETQARQLALAIRDEVVDLERAGIRIVQIDEAAFREGLPLRRSDWGRYLDWATEAFRLCASGVRDETQIHTHMCYSEFNDVIESIAAMDADVITIETSRSDMELLEAFEKFEYPNEIGPGVYDIHSPRVPGKDEMVKLLRKAAQRIPAERLWVNPDCGLKTRAWPETEAALVNMVAAARELRKDVALLG, from the coding sequence ATGGCGCTGGCACACAACCTCGGCTTTCCCCGCATCGGCCGCGACCGCGAGCTGAAGAAAGCCCAGGAAGCCTTCTGGAAGGGCGAGCTGGACGAAACCGGCCTGCGCGCCATCGGCCGCGAACTGCGTGCCGCCCACTGGCAGGTGCAGAAGAACGCCGGCATCGAGTTGCTGCCGGTGGGCGACTTCGCCTGGTACGACCAGGTGCTGACCCACTCGCTGACCTTCGGCGTGATCCCCGCGCGCTTCCGTGGCCATGGCGAAGCCAGGCCGACCCTGCAGACCCTGTTCGCCATGGCGCGAGGCGTCAGTACGGGGTGCTGCGGCGCGCATGCCCAAGAGATGACCAAGTGGTTCGACACCAACTACCACTACCTCGTCCCCGAATTCAGCGCTGACCAGCAGTTCGAACTGAGCTGGGAGCAGCTGTTCGAGGAAGTGGAGGAAGCCCACGCCCTCGGCCATCAGGTGAAACCGGTGGTAATCGGCCCACTGACCTATCTCTGGCTGGGCAAGACCAAAGGGGCCGACTTCGACAAGCTCGACCTCGTGGAGCGCCTGCTGCCGCTCTACGGCCAGATTTTCCGCCGCCTGGCCGCGCAAGGCGTGGAGTGGGTGCAGATCGACGAACCGATCCTCGCCCTCGACCTGCCGCAGGACTGGAAGAACGCCTTCGAGCGCACCTACAACCTGCTGCAGAGCGAGCCGCTGAAGAAGCTGGTGGCGACTTACTTCGGCGGCCTGGACGACAACCTGGGATTGGCCGCCGGCCTGCCGGTGGACGGCCTGCACCTCGACCTGGTGCGCGCGCCGGAACAGTTCCCGACCATCCTCGACCGCCTGCCGGCCTACAAGATTCTTTCCCTCGGCGTGGTCAACGGCCGCAACGTCTGGCGCTGCGACCTGGAGAAAAGCCTGGAAGTGCTGCGCCACGCCCATGAGCGGGTGGGCGAGCGCCTGTGGGTCGCGCCGTCCTGCTCGCTGCTGCACAGCCCGGTGGACCTGGAGCGCGAAGACCAGCTGGATGCCGAACTGAAGAGCTGGCTGGCCTTCGCCGTGCAGAAGTGCGCCGAAGTCGCCCTGCTCGCCCGCGCCATCAATCAACCCGAGGCTCCGCAAGTCATCGCCGCGCTAGCGCAGAGCCGCACCGTGCAGACCAGCCGCGCCGCCTCGCCGCGCATCCACAAACCGGAGGTGAAGGGCCGCCTCGCAGCGGTGAAAGCCGCCGACAGCCAGCGCCAGTCGCCCTTTGCCCAGCGCATCGTCAAGCAGCGCGCAGGCCTCAACCTGCCGGACTTCCCCACCACCACTATCGGTTCCTTCCCGCAGACCTCGGCCATCCGCCTGGCGCGCCAGGCCTTCAAGCAAGGAAGGCTCAGCGTCGCCGACTACACCGAGGCCATGCACAGCGAAATCCGCCATGCCGTCGAGATCCAGGAAAACCTCGGGCTGGACGTACTGGTGCACGGCGAGGCCGAGCGCAACGACATGGTCGAGTACTTCGCCGAGCAGCTCGATGGTTACCTCTTCACGCGCTTCGGCTGGGTGCAGAGCTACGGTTCGCGCTGCGTGAAGCCGGCGGTGATCTTCGGCGACCTGAACCGGCCGAAGGCAATGACCGTGGAGTGGATCCGCTACGCGCAGAGCCTCACCAGCAAGGTGATGAAGGGCATGCTGACCGGCCCGGTGACCATGCTGATGTGGTCCTTCCCGCGCGAGGACGTCTCCCGCGAAACCCAGGCGCGCCAGCTGGCCCTGGCGATCCGCGACGAGGTCGTCGACCTGGAGCGCGCCGGTATCAGGATCGTGCAGATCGACGAAGCCGCCTTCCGCGAGGGCCTGCCGCTGCGCCGCAGCGACTGGGGCCGCTACCTGGACTGGGCCACCGAAGCCTTCCGCCTGTGTGCCTCCGGCGTGCGCGACGAAACGCAGATCCACACCCACATGTGCTACAGCGAGTTCAACGACGTGATCGAATCCATCGCCGCCATGGACGCCGACGTGATCACCATCGAGACCTCGCGCTCGGACATGGAGCTGCTGGAAGCCTTCGAGAAGTTCGAGTACCCCAACGAGATCGGTCCGGGCGTCTACGACATCCATTCGCCGCGTGTGCCGGGCAAGGACGAGATGGTCAAGCTGCTGCGCAAGGCCGCGCAGCGCATTCCCGCCGAGCGCCTGTGGGTCAACCCCGACTGTGGCCTGAAGACCCGTGCCTGGCCGGAAACGGAAGCGGCGCTGGTGAACATGGTCGCGGCCGCCCGCGAACTGCGCAAGGACGTGGCGCTGCTGGGCTGA
- a CDS encoding efflux RND transporter periplasmic adaptor subunit — protein MSELLPPPQLLLSLANVRDKALTADSLGALAFSIANDLFPLLRFHQALVFACHESRNELLAVSGLAKPTEDSPYLVWLERASRWVATQTPDAPPTWLARDALEPPADIAEGWSEWWPAGLWCVPLHDRAGKRLGLVLFLLDEPPARNLQPLLQGIWQTWAHAWAAFGPRTRLRFWRPSKRQVLVGVIALAALLLIPVRQTALAPAEVVSRNAQVISSPIDGVIVRMLVRPNQSVEVGTPLFELDETTLRSRADVLAKEVAVADAELMAASQRAFDNPQSKSELSVLDGRSRQRRAELAAVQAQLARTRVLAPRAGVAVYSDPNDWLGKPVVTGERILQIADPKAPGMRIQLPVADAIALEPGAPVALFLTAYPLDPLHGEILDTSYQAKPSDEGVASYRLLASVQDAPPHARLGLHGTAKLYGERVVLGYYLLRRPLASLRAWTGW, from the coding sequence ATGAGTGAGCTGCTGCCGCCACCCCAGCTGCTGCTGAGCCTGGCCAATGTGCGCGACAAGGCGCTGACGGCCGACTCCCTCGGCGCCCTGGCCTTCAGCATCGCCAACGACCTGTTCCCGCTGCTGCGCTTCCACCAGGCGCTGGTGTTCGCCTGCCATGAGTCGCGCAACGAGCTGCTGGCGGTGTCCGGCCTGGCCAAGCCCACGGAAGACTCGCCCTATCTGGTCTGGCTGGAGCGCGCCAGCCGCTGGGTCGCCACGCAAACACCTGACGCCCCCCCCACCTGGCTGGCCCGCGACGCCCTCGAACCGCCCGCCGACATCGCCGAAGGCTGGAGCGAATGGTGGCCGGCCGGGCTCTGGTGCGTGCCGCTGCACGACCGTGCCGGCAAGCGCCTGGGGCTGGTGCTGTTCCTGCTCGACGAGCCGCCAGCGCGCAACCTGCAGCCGCTGCTGCAAGGCATCTGGCAGACCTGGGCGCACGCCTGGGCCGCGTTCGGCCCGCGTACCCGCCTGCGCTTCTGGCGGCCGAGCAAGCGTCAGGTGCTGGTCGGGGTGATCGCCCTGGCCGCTCTGCTGCTGATCCCGGTGCGGCAGACCGCCCTGGCGCCGGCGGAGGTCGTCTCGCGCAACGCCCAGGTGATCAGCTCGCCCATCGACGGCGTGATAGTCCGGATGCTGGTGCGGCCGAACCAGAGCGTCGAGGTCGGCACGCCGCTCTTCGAGCTGGACGAAACCACCCTGCGCAGCCGCGCCGACGTGCTGGCCAAGGAAGTTGCCGTGGCCGACGCCGAACTCATGGCCGCCAGCCAGCGCGCCTTCGACAACCCGCAGAGCAAGAGCGAACTCTCGGTGCTCGACGGCCGCTCCCGCCAGCGCCGCGCCGAACTGGCCGCCGTGCAGGCGCAACTGGCGCGCACCCGCGTACTCGCGCCGCGCGCCGGCGTGGCCGTGTACAGCGACCCCAACGACTGGCTGGGCAAGCCGGTGGTGACCGGCGAACGCATCCTGCAGATCGCCGATCCGAAGGCACCGGGCATGCGCATCCAGCTGCCGGTGGCGGATGCCATCGCGCTGGAGCCGGGGGCACCCGTGGCGCTGTTCCTCACCGCCTACCCGCTCGACCCGCTGCACGGGGAAATCCTCGACACCAGCTACCAGGCCAAGCCCAGCGATGAGGGCGTGGCCTCCTACCGCCTGCTGGCCAGCGTGCAGGACGCCCCGCCCCACGCGCGCCTGGGCCTGCACGGCACCGCCAAGCTCTACGGCGAGCGCGTGGTGCTCGGCTACTACCTGCTGCGCCGGCCGCTGGCCTCCCTGCGCGCCTGGACCGGCTGGTAA
- the panB gene encoding 3-methyl-2-oxobutanoate hydroxymethyltransferase: MSSHRLQQRLSILDIRQRREPGSLVVLTAYSAPMAQLLDPHVDVLLVGDSLGMVLYGMPHTLAVSLDMMIAHGAAVVRGSQRACVVVDMPFASYQASPQQAFLAAARVLAESGAQAVKLEGGAEMAETIAFLVERGIPVMAHIGLMPQKVNALGGFKVQGKEEVGVAQVLRDADAIAAAGAFSVVLEGVLEPVARQVCERLEIPVIGIGASPACAGQVLVTEDMLGLSGEQIPRFAQQYVRVDELIGAAAERFASEVRERQFPKARHCFGMEKE, encoded by the coding sequence ATGAGCAGCCATCGCCTGCAACAACGCCTGTCGATCCTGGACATCCGCCAACGCCGCGAGCCCGGCAGTCTGGTCGTGCTGACCGCCTACTCGGCGCCCATGGCGCAGCTGCTCGACCCGCACGTCGATGTGCTGCTGGTAGGGGACTCGCTGGGCATGGTGCTCTACGGTATGCCGCACACCCTGGCCGTCAGCCTCGACATGATGATTGCCCACGGCGCCGCCGTGGTCCGGGGCTCGCAACGGGCCTGCGTGGTGGTGGACATGCCCTTCGCCAGCTACCAGGCCTCGCCGCAGCAGGCATTCCTCGCCGCCGCGCGGGTGCTCGCCGAGAGTGGCGCGCAGGCGGTGAAGCTGGAAGGGGGCGCGGAGATGGCCGAGACCATCGCCTTCCTGGTCGAGCGGGGCATTCCGGTGATGGCGCATATCGGCCTGATGCCGCAGAAGGTCAACGCCCTCGGCGGCTTCAAGGTGCAGGGCAAGGAGGAAGTCGGTGTTGCACAGGTACTGCGCGACGCGGATGCCATCGCAGCCGCCGGGGCGTTCAGCGTGGTGCTCGAGGGAGTGCTGGAGCCAGTGGCGCGGCAGGTCTGCGAACGGCTGGAGATCCCGGTGATCGGCATCGGCGCTTCACCTGCCTGCGCCGGGCAGGTGCTGGTGACCGAGGACATGCTCGGGCTGTCCGGCGAGCAGATTCCGCGCTTCGCGCAGCAGTACGTGCGGGTGGACGAACTGATCGGCGCGGCGGCCGAACGCTTTGCCAGCGAGGTGCGCGAGCGCCAGTTCCCGAAGGCGCGGCATTGTTTCGGCATGGAGAAGGAGTGA
- a CDS encoding efflux RND transporter periplasmic adaptor subunit has translation MPRSKPYLLLPLCLMLLQPALAEDATSGLPPLPDNQDPGAIRVLLVSNLETTLSAQMNGTLGALKASLGDKVAKDAELAQLNCVEVNARAKVAAAELNMARSNLAAKQNLRKLDAVGDLEVAMANTEVQKADGALTLARAQAGYCLVDAPFSGRIAKVYVKPYQTVTAGTPLFDLVSDGALKVRLNVPSSMLPSLRPDMPLEVDIHETGKHYPAKVSVINARVDAVAQTVELEAKLDASYPELIAGMSGVARFPESHE, from the coding sequence ATGCCGCGCAGTAAGCCGTACCTGCTCCTCCCGTTGTGCCTGATGTTGCTCCAGCCGGCGCTGGCCGAAGATGCCACCAGCGGCCTGCCCCCGTTGCCCGACAACCAGGACCCCGGCGCCATCCGCGTGCTGCTGGTATCCAACCTGGAAACCACCCTCTCCGCGCAGATGAACGGCACCCTCGGCGCGCTCAAGGCCAGCCTGGGCGACAAGGTCGCCAAGGACGCCGAACTGGCCCAGCTCAACTGCGTGGAAGTCAACGCCCGCGCCAAGGTCGCCGCCGCCGAACTGAACATGGCGCGCTCCAACCTCGCCGCCAAGCAGAACCTGCGCAAGCTCGACGCGGTGGGCGACCTCGAAGTCGCCATGGCCAACACCGAGGTACAGAAGGCCGACGGCGCCCTCACCCTGGCCCGCGCCCAGGCCGGTTACTGCCTGGTCGATGCGCCCTTCTCCGGGCGCATCGCCAAGGTCTACGTCAAGCCCTACCAGACGGTGACCGCCGGCACGCCGCTGTTCGACCTGGTCAGCGATGGCGCGCTGAAGGTCCGCCTCAACGTGCCCTCGTCCATGCTGCCCAGTCTGCGTCCGGACATGCCGCTGGAAGTGGACATCCACGAAACCGGCAAGCACTACCCGGCCAAGGTCAGCGTGATCAACGCGCGGGTCGACGCCGTGGCGCAGACCGTGGAGCTGGAAGCGAAGCTGGACGCCAGCTACCCCGAACTGATCGCCGGCATGAGCGGGGTCGCGCGCTTCCCCGAAAGCCATGAGTGA
- a CDS encoding TolC family protein: protein MPAYALKCLSATITVSLFLSACSAFEPKPYTEEEMRQRVIDDQARMYKEQEPVSGPITFYEASARALKYNLDYRLKLLESALASDLRDVTSHEMLPRVVASAGYAGRNNDSGGTSIGIEDRQVSLRPSTSEERYRQLYSLGLSWSLLDFGVAYYRTQQKNDQMLMAEERREKVAQNVLQDVRNAYWRALGAQRLLPEVDGLLMRTHRALTSAREAEGKGLLPRQDILAYQRALLDSVYMLTVRRQDLEFARAELAALMSLPPNTKMVLADVGEQPLPLVTNNVEQLERLSLERRPEIMEEWYRKRVDMNDLKIAKAQLWPNVSFNYGYEYDSNKYLYNNDWNQTGINVSMNLLRLAQYPDIKAAEASQEKTDDMRRTALSMAILTQVRVGLLRYQLAKQEVEFADESLRVDQSLLSYAQSARGAALGSELELIRAEGRFLLSRYQREAAYSDAQAAWGRLYNSVGFEVMPREIENHDVKTLAREIQRTLEQQTSTNLLASSGATTVQPTVRPTAGQASAGQKEIANAAQ, encoded by the coding sequence ATGCCTGCCTACGCACTGAAATGCCTGAGCGCCACCATCACCGTCAGCCTCTTCCTCAGCGCCTGCTCGGCGTTCGAGCCCAAGCCCTACACCGAGGAGGAAATGCGCCAGCGGGTGATCGACGACCAGGCGCGGATGTACAAGGAGCAGGAGCCGGTCAGCGGGCCGATCACCTTCTACGAAGCCTCGGCGCGCGCCCTGAAATACAACCTCGACTACCGCCTGAAACTGCTGGAAAGCGCGCTGGCCTCCGACCTGCGCGATGTCACCAGCCACGAGATGCTGCCGCGGGTGGTCGCCTCCGCCGGCTACGCCGGGCGCAACAACGATTCGGGCGGCACCTCCATCGGCATCGAGGACCGCCAGGTCAGCCTGCGTCCGTCCACCTCGGAAGAGCGTTACCGCCAGCTCTACAGCCTGGGCCTGTCCTGGAGCCTGCTGGACTTCGGCGTCGCCTACTACCGCACCCAGCAGAAGAACGACCAGATGCTGATGGCCGAAGAGCGCCGCGAGAAGGTCGCGCAGAACGTCCTGCAGGACGTGCGCAACGCTTACTGGCGCGCGCTGGGCGCCCAGCGCCTGCTGCCGGAAGTGGACGGCCTGCTGATGCGCACCCACCGCGCGCTGACCTCCGCCCGCGAGGCCGAGGGCAAGGGCCTGCTGCCGCGCCAGGACATCCTCGCCTACCAGCGCGCCCTGCTCGACTCGGTGTACATGCTCACCGTGCGCCGCCAGGACCTGGAGTTCGCCCGCGCCGAACTGGCCGCACTGATGTCACTGCCGCCGAACACCAAAATGGTCCTGGCCGACGTCGGCGAACAGCCGCTGCCACTGGTGACCAACAACGTCGAGCAACTCGAACGCCTGTCACTGGAGCGCCGCCCGGAAATCATGGAGGAGTGGTACCGCAAGCGCGTCGACATGAACGACCTGAAGATCGCCAAGGCCCAGCTGTGGCCCAACGTGAGCTTCAACTATGGCTACGAGTACGACTCCAACAAGTACCTGTACAACAACGACTGGAACCAGACCGGCATCAACGTCTCGATGAACCTGCTGCGCCTGGCGCAGTACCCGGACATCAAGGCCGCCGAGGCCAGCCAGGAAAAGACCGACGACATGCGCCGTACTGCGCTGTCGATGGCCATCCTCACCCAGGTCCGCGTCGGCCTGCTGCGCTACCAGCTGGCGAAGCAGGAAGTGGAATTCGCCGACGAAAGCCTGCGCGTCGACCAGAGCCTGCTCAGCTACGCCCAGTCCGCCCGTGGCGCCGCCCTGGGCAGCGAGCTGGAGCTGATCCGCGCCGAGGGGCGCTTCCTGCTCTCGCGCTACCAGCGCGAAGCCGCCTACTCCGACGCCCAGGCCGCCTGGGGCCGGCTGTACAACTCGGTGGGCTTCGAGGTGATGCCCAGGGAAATCGAAAACCACGACGTGAAGACCCTGGCGCGGGAAATCCAGCGCACGCTGGAGCAGCAGACCAGTACCAACCTGCTGGCCAGCAGTGGCGCCACGACCGTGCAACCAACCGTTCGACCGACCGCTGGGCAAGCATCCGCAGGGCAGAAGGAAATCGCCAATGCCGCGCAGTAA
- a CDS encoding HlyD family efflux transporter periplasmic adaptor subunit, with amino-acid sequence MDIAAEDLPTPPLRDDLRLDEAAPGPDGEPVWVIQDSVLNRFYRIGWLEFECLLRWEQTPRQISEQIAEQTALKPDAEQVLGFRQFLEHHQLLRPGPEALARLAARSEGKQWTTWNWWLHHYLFFRIPLLRPQRFLRAIAGSLDWLFNRYVAMLVLMLSLAGIVLVAHQWDTFTHDVVESFSFEGLLSFAAALVVAKTLHELGHALVATRLGLKVAHMGIAFVVMWPMLYTDTGESWKLRSNRQRLAIASAGIITELGLAGLSTLGWALADPGAFRNGLLYLATTSWALSLALNASPFMRFDGYFIFSDLLDFPNLHERAGALARTTLRRNLLGLDEPWPEHFPIGKRRLLVAFAFGTWVYRLLLFLGIAVAVYYFFFKLLGIFLFAVEISWFIVQPVWRELKVWWQRRAEVKPRRKLVFLALIGAIALLLAIPWRTQVHAMGVARSAQQLHVYAPFPALLRDLRPGGEVGKGETLAVMEEPDIAAKVAGSEASIRGFQGRLAGMLADPSGLSEEAVTRQRLGVEYQQARAARNEMARLNLQAPFSGRWMDVNPDWKPGQWINTREPIGVLVDPQHWLVDAYVKQDEVQRLTDGGHVRFYPEGVPRPIEGQVVLIGTTRISQLEHPMLASRYGGPLNVNPQGEALVPNPALFHVLVKLESAPPGLHETRGHLQIEGARRSWLGEGFTRLLAVALRESGF; translated from the coding sequence ATGGACATCGCCGCCGAGGACCTGCCCACCCCGCCGCTGCGCGACGACCTGCGCCTGGACGAAGCCGCGCCCGGCCCGGACGGCGAGCCGGTGTGGGTAATCCAGGACAGCGTGCTCAACCGCTTCTACCGCATCGGCTGGCTGGAGTTCGAATGCCTGCTGCGCTGGGAACAGACGCCCCGGCAGATCAGCGAGCAGATCGCCGAGCAGACCGCGCTCAAGCCCGACGCCGAGCAGGTGCTGGGCTTCCGCCAGTTCCTCGAACACCACCAGCTGCTGCGCCCCGGCCCCGAGGCACTGGCGCGGCTGGCCGCGCGCAGCGAAGGCAAGCAATGGACCACCTGGAACTGGTGGCTGCACCACTACCTGTTCTTCCGTATCCCGCTGCTGCGCCCGCAGCGCTTCCTGCGCGCCATCGCCGGCAGCCTCGACTGGCTGTTCAACCGCTACGTAGCGATGCTGGTGCTAATGCTCAGCCTCGCCGGCATCGTGCTGGTGGCGCACCAGTGGGACACCTTCACCCACGACGTGGTGGAGTCCTTCTCCTTCGAGGGCCTGCTCAGCTTCGCCGCTGCGCTGGTGGTGGCGAAGACGCTGCACGAGCTGGGGCATGCGCTGGTGGCCACGCGGCTGGGCCTGAAGGTCGCGCACATGGGCATCGCCTTCGTGGTGATGTGGCCGATGCTCTACACCGACACCGGCGAGAGCTGGAAGCTGCGCAGCAACCGCCAGCGCCTGGCGATCGCCAGCGCCGGGATCATCACCGAACTGGGCCTGGCCGGGCTGTCGACGCTGGGCTGGGCACTGGCCGACCCTGGTGCTTTCCGCAACGGGTTGCTGTACCTGGCGACCACCAGCTGGGCGCTGTCGCTGGCCCTGAACGCCAGCCCCTTCATGCGCTTCGATGGTTACTTCATCTTCTCCGACCTGCTGGACTTTCCCAACCTGCACGAACGCGCCGGCGCCCTGGCGCGCACCACGCTGCGGCGCAACCTGCTGGGGCTGGACGAGCCCTGGCCGGAGCACTTCCCCATCGGCAAGCGCCGCCTGCTGGTGGCCTTTGCCTTCGGTACCTGGGTCTACCGCCTGCTGCTGTTCCTCGGCATCGCCGTGGCGGTCTACTACTTCTTCTTCAAACTGCTGGGGATCTTCCTGTTCGCCGTGGAAATCAGCTGGTTCATCGTTCAGCCCGTGTGGCGCGAACTCAAGGTCTGGTGGCAGCGCCGTGCGGAAGTGAAGCCGCGGCGCAAGCTGGTGTTCCTCGCGCTGATCGGCGCCATCGCTCTGCTGCTCGCCATCCCCTGGCGCACCCAGGTCCACGCCATGGGCGTAGCGCGTTCGGCGCAGCAGTTGCACGTCTACGCGCCATTCCCCGCGCTGCTGCGCGACCTGCGCCCCGGCGGCGAAGTCGGCAAGGGTGAAACCCTGGCGGTGATGGAAGAGCCCGACATCGCCGCCAAGGTGGCCGGCAGCGAGGCGAGCATCCGCGGCTTTCAGGGGCGGTTGGCGGGCATGCTGGCCGACCCGTCCGGTCTCTCCGAGGAAGCCGTCACCCGCCAGCGCCTGGGCGTGGAGTACCAGCAGGCCCGCGCCGCCCGCAACGAGATGGCCCGTCTCAACCTGCAGGCTCCCTTCAGCGGACGCTGGATGGACGTCAACCCGGACTGGAAGCCCGGCCAGTGGATCAACACCCGCGAGCCCATCGGCGTACTGGTGGACCCGCAGCACTGGCTGGTGGACGCCTACGTCAAACAGGACGAAGTGCAGCGCCTCACCGACGGCGGTCATGTGCGCTTCTACCCCGAAGGCGTGCCACGTCCCATCGAGGGCCAGGTGGTGCTGATCGGCACTACGCGCATCAGCCAGCTGGAACATCCGATGCTCGCCTCGCGCTACGGCGGCCCGCTGAACGTCAATCCGCAGGGCGAGGCACTGGTGCCCAACCCTGCGCTGTTCCATGTGCTGGTGAAGCTGGAAAGCGCACCGCCTGGACTTCACGAAACCCGTGGCCATCTGCAGATCGAGGGCGCCCGGCGCAGTTGGCTGGGCGAGGGTTTCACCCGCCTGCTGGCGGTGGCATTGCGCGAGAGTGGGTTCTAG
- a CDS encoding AraC family transcriptional regulator: MPPAGQDALALPGFTSLPRPVWLRAFDMPAGHEVEPHSHPWGQLMYAASGVLEATTEQYACVIPPRRAMWLPAGVRHSARARTLVVHRSFYLAPELAVGLGPCRVLEISPLLDNLIQRASEFSRDYPDEGPEARLMQVLVDELHSAPDSGLALPLPRDARLRRVTDHLQEHPGERLGIEDWAQRVGASRRTLARLFRDETGLSFREWRERVRLLAALPRLERGESVTLIAGELGYESTSAFIELFQRQLHTSPGALARQMRAGG; this comes from the coding sequence ATGCCGCCAGCGGGACAGGATGCTTTGGCACTCCCCGGCTTCACGTCGCTGCCCCGCCCCGTGTGGCTGCGCGCCTTCGACATGCCCGCCGGCCACGAGGTGGAGCCACACTCCCACCCCTGGGGGCAACTGATGTACGCCGCCAGCGGCGTGCTCGAGGCGACGACCGAGCAGTACGCCTGCGTGATTCCACCGCGCCGGGCGATGTGGCTGCCAGCGGGCGTTCGCCACAGCGCGCGGGCGCGCACGCTGGTGGTCCACCGCAGCTTCTACCTGGCCCCGGAACTGGCCGTCGGCCTGGGCCCGTGCCGCGTGCTGGAAATCTCACCACTGCTGGACAACCTCATCCAGCGCGCCAGCGAATTCTCCCGCGACTACCCCGACGAGGGCCCGGAAGCGCGACTCATGCAGGTGCTGGTGGACGAACTGCACAGCGCGCCGGACTCCGGCCTGGCCCTGCCGCTGCCGCGTGATGCCCGCCTGCGGCGCGTCACCGATCACTTGCAGGAGCACCCCGGCGAGCGCCTGGGCATCGAGGACTGGGCGCAGCGCGTCGGCGCTTCAAGGCGCACGCTGGCGCGGCTGTTCCGCGACGAGACCGGGCTGTCGTTCCGCGAATGGCGCGAGCGGGTACGCCTGCTGGCGGCCCTGCCGAGGCTGGAACGCGGCGAGTCGGTGACACTCATTGCCGGCGAGTTGGGCTATGAATCCACCTCGGCGTTCATCGAGCTGTTCCAGCGCCAGCTCCACACCTCGCCCGGCGCATTGGCGCGGCAAATGCGGGCGGGTGGCTAA